In Dietzia sp. ANT_WB102, a genomic segment contains:
- a CDS encoding YbaB/EbfC family nucleoid-associated protein, translating to MSAGGLDVEAFLDRLRGIAAEWESAHDQLETLRIAATSRDRLATATADSGGAVVDLVLAPGLRRHGSEAVAASVLEATSDAVVQANARRAELVSGSVALAVSGRKRAAEDAARHYSGPAPVGRGTT from the coding sequence GTGAGCGCTGGCGGACTGGACGTCGAGGCGTTTCTCGATCGGCTGCGCGGCATTGCGGCGGAGTGGGAGTCCGCACACGACCAGCTGGAGACGCTGCGTATCGCGGCGACAAGCCGGGACCGGCTCGCCACCGCCACCGCTGACTCGGGCGGGGCGGTGGTGGATCTCGTGCTGGCACCCGGGTTGCGCAGACACGGTTCGGAGGCGGTCGCGGCGTCAGTCCTCGAGGCCACGTCGGATGCCGTGGTTCAGGCCAACGCGCGTAGGGCAGAGCTTGTCTCGGGGTCAGTTGCGCTCGCGGTGAGCGGCCGCAAACGGGCGGCCGAGGACGCCGCACGGCACTACTCCGGCCCCGCCCCGGTGGGCCGTGGCACCACCTGA
- a CDS encoding recombinase family protein has protein sequence MTSSPAPAGPLRAVIYTRVSQDPSGGGRSVTSQETECRTYCERQGWPVAEVVTDNDRGASRWSGADRPGYRRLADLLQPGDVLVTWEASRAQRDLAAYVALRDLCADREVFWSYSGRTYDLNTGDARFSTGLDALLAEREAELIRERVLRGKRAAAKEGRPAGRPPYGYRPVKDARTGKTLAWEPDPDQAPVVQEIVARVLAGESLWAVVRDLDRREIPAPDTQRNAAGSWRPQRLRVMLSSASYAGKRTHQGEIIGDGAWPALVALEDWERLQIILTDPSRNVGPGPEPKHLLSGLAVCGLCGSPVRYFGPKSVKSPRYLCEKNCVGRRAELVDQLVTAVVLARLSRPDAAVALTPRGGNDDQAAARDEVRTLTARLEDFTEAAASGSISATAFARIEASITAQLDQAQARLKAATAGGVSPTVATLATAADPAQVWEGLDIRARREVVKTLVNVTINKSTGGTRRFIPEDVVITWKTGADHE, from the coding sequence ATGACCTCCTCACCCGCCCCCGCTGGTCCACTTCGGGCCGTCATCTACACCCGCGTGTCTCAGGACCCCTCCGGTGGTGGCCGGTCCGTGACCAGTCAAGAGACGGAGTGCCGGACCTACTGTGAGCGCCAGGGCTGGCCCGTGGCGGAGGTCGTCACAGACAATGACCGGGGAGCCTCCAGGTGGTCCGGCGCGGACCGTCCCGGCTACCGCCGTCTGGCGGACCTTCTCCAGCCCGGGGACGTTCTGGTGACGTGGGAGGCGTCCCGTGCCCAGCGTGACCTGGCCGCGTACGTGGCCCTTCGGGATCTGTGCGCCGACCGGGAGGTGTTCTGGTCCTACTCTGGCCGGACCTATGACCTGAACACCGGGGACGCCCGGTTCTCCACGGGGCTGGATGCCCTCCTGGCGGAGCGCGAGGCGGAGCTCATCCGGGAGCGTGTCCTCCGGGGTAAGCGGGCAGCGGCGAAGGAAGGACGACCCGCCGGGCGTCCCCCGTACGGCTACCGGCCGGTGAAGGATGCCCGGACCGGGAAGACGCTGGCGTGGGAGCCGGATCCAGACCAGGCCCCGGTGGTCCAGGAGATCGTGGCCCGGGTCCTGGCGGGGGAGTCCCTCTGGGCCGTGGTCCGGGATCTGGACCGCCGTGAGATCCCCGCCCCGGACACCCAGCGCAACGCGGCGGGGTCCTGGAGGCCCCAGCGGCTCCGCGTCATGCTCTCCTCTGCCTCCTACGCCGGGAAGCGCACCCACCAGGGCGAGATCATCGGGGACGGTGCCTGGCCCGCTCTGGTGGCCTTGGAGGACTGGGAACGGCTCCAGATCATCCTCACCGACCCGTCCCGCAACGTCGGCCCGGGGCCGGAGCCCAAGCACCTCCTCTCCGGGCTGGCCGTGTGCGGTCTCTGTGGGTCCCCGGTCCGATACTTCGGGCCCAAGTCCGTGAAGTCGCCGCGCTACCTCTGTGAGAAAAACTGTGTGGGCCGTCGGGCGGAGCTGGTGGACCAGCTAGTCACCGCCGTGGTCCTGGCCAGGTTGTCCCGGCCCGACGCGGCCGTTGCCCTGACCCCGCGCGGGGGAAACGATGACCAGGCCGCCGCGCGGGATGAAGTCCGCACTCTGACCGCCCGCCTGGAGGACTTCACCGAGGCCGCCGCGTCTGGGTCCATCTCCGCTACCGCGTTCGCGCGGATCGAAGCCAGCATTACCGCGCAGCTAGACCAGGCCCAGGCACGACTGAAGGCCGCCACGGCTGGCGGAGTCTCTCCAACGGTGGCCACGCTGGCCACGGCCGCCGACCCCGCCCAAGTCTGGGAGGGGCTGGACATACGCGCCCGGCGGGAGGTCGTGAAGACTCTGGTGAACGTCACTATCAACAAGTCCACCGGCGGTACCCGGCGGTTCATCCCGGAGGACGTCGTTATCACCTGGAAGACCGGAGCTGATCATGAGTAA
- a CDS encoding AAA family ATPase, whose protein sequence is MSSLARSARSGGKRNPLVSQATLAARARDRQKAVAAAREKIRASAYGRSALEKIPPPVPVIDGLIFLDNLARMSSEPGRGKTFMALDMALCVATGTPWHGHRVRQGRVLYLVGEGLSGLNQRVKAWEAYHQTRVPERAVEWLDLPLELHDPEGIDVDGLAADVKEEGFTVVIVDTQARYTAGMEENSNSEVGVLVKNLDRLKTGTKACIMLIHHVTIGTDRPRGASALNGAIDTEMILVSGGGRGVVKLQNPKQKNAAEHPDMGFTSYICQDSVVLVADTDRRATAGKADPFARPARPPVRGSQGDDAIRWRIAYIIWSTFQHGTSGGTKEEIKRSLQGEPDLKISSANWVKRFNENWSTLEEKGHLKAGAGNSRFLLTQAALEEMGADEIRPPTPEEERSLLEHIDTADDDADDDADDDADDDADDLQGGDDDED, encoded by the coding sequence ATGAGTTCCTTGGCACGCAGCGCCCGGAGCGGCGGAAAGCGTAACCCCCTCGTCTCCCAGGCCACCCTGGCCGCACGCGCCAGGGATCGCCAGAAGGCGGTAGCCGCCGCCCGGGAGAAGATCCGGGCCTCTGCCTACGGCCGGTCTGCCCTGGAGAAGATCCCACCGCCCGTGCCCGTGATCGACGGGCTGATTTTCCTGGACAACCTGGCCCGCATGTCGTCGGAGCCGGGCCGGGGGAAGACGTTCATGGCCCTGGATATGGCGCTGTGTGTGGCCACGGGAACCCCGTGGCACGGACACCGTGTCCGTCAGGGCCGGGTCCTCTATCTGGTCGGTGAGGGACTGTCCGGGCTGAACCAGCGTGTGAAGGCCTGGGAGGCGTACCACCAGACCAGGGTCCCTGAGCGGGCTGTGGAATGGCTGGACCTTCCCTTGGAGCTGCATGACCCGGAGGGGATCGACGTAGACGGTCTGGCCGCCGATGTGAAGGAGGAGGGGTTCACGGTCGTCATCGTGGACACCCAGGCCCGCTATACGGCCGGGATGGAGGAGAACAGCAACTCCGAGGTTGGCGTCCTGGTGAAGAATTTGGACCGGCTCAAGACCGGCACGAAGGCGTGCATCATGCTGATCCACCACGTCACCATCGGTACCGACCGCCCCCGTGGGGCCTCCGCTCTGAATGGGGCTATCGACACAGAGATGATCCTGGTCTCCGGCGGAGGGCGCGGGGTGGTCAAGCTTCAGAATCCGAAGCAGAAGAACGCGGCCGAGCACCCGGACATGGGGTTTACGTCTTACATCTGTCAGGACTCTGTGGTCCTGGTCGCGGACACGGACCGCAGGGCCACCGCCGGAAAGGCGGATCCGTTCGCTCGCCCCGCCAGGCCGCCAGTCCGGGGCTCCCAGGGGGACGACGCGATCCGGTGGCGGATCGCTTACATCATCTGGTCCACGTTCCAGCACGGGACCTCTGGCGGGACCAAGGAGGAGATCAAACGAAGTCTCCAGGGGGAGCCGGATCTGAAGATCAGCTCCGCCAACTGGGTGAAGCGATTTAACGAGAACTGGTCAACCCTGGAGGAGAAGGGGCACCTGAAGGCGGGGGCCGGAAACTCCAGGTTCCTACTCACCCAGGCGGCTCTGGAGGAGATGGGGGCTGACGAAATCCGGCCTCCCACGCCGGAGGAGGAACGGTCGCTCCTGGAGCACATCGACACCGCAGACGATGACGCAGACGATGACGCCGACGATGACGCCGACGATGATGCCGACGACCTCCAGGGCGGTGACGACGATGAGGACTGA
- a CDS encoding WhiB family transcriptional regulator — protein sequence MSAGRWEGAHVPVYGGAIPTPPEWTARAACAGHAPLHDPRMAREAEEAFQARSADARAVCGRCPVMADCREWVEASPRAKVAGTLAGHTFALVHPKMPSRSARRTTFSAASAVA from the coding sequence GTGAGCGCCGGACGCTGGGAAGGTGCCCACGTCCCGGTCTACGGCGGAGCCATCCCCACCCCTCCGGAGTGGACCGCGCGGGCGGCCTGTGCGGGCCATGCTCCGCTCCACGATCCCCGGATGGCCAGAGAGGCGGAGGAGGCCTTCCAGGCCCGCAGCGCGGACGCCAGGGCCGTCTGTGGCCGGTGTCCGGTCATGGCGGACTGCAGGGAGTGGGTGGAGGCCAGCCCGCGCGCGAAGGTGGCCGGGACTCTCGCCGGTCACACGTTCGCGCTGGTGCATCCGAAGATGCCCAGCAGATCGGCCCGGCGGACCACGTTCTCGGCGGCCTCCGCCGTGGCCTAG
- a CDS encoding phage major capsid protein: protein MALSDLAFLTTGPGNEGLLKTFKTALVERVEAEAAAFRAGTLITTGTYLAQVPVLRAGATAAWTPEASPIVASAIDVETLPVRLSKVAALTAVSNEAVLSGDVDLVKVHTRSMARDTAMKVDAAFYGDGTVPNAPAGLGSLTGIQEVEPTTVDSIDALVMAAGLMEAAYYQATTIHMNPLTLTRLRQVKETADSGKSLIDMDTASASGEVRRLAGMELIVSPAIEPGVIWVTDKSQTFVLRSTDVRFDTDTSVGFREDVTMIRSTMGVGFAVPNADAVVKVTLPA from the coding sequence ATGGCACTATCTGATCTCGCCTTCCTCACTACCGGTCCAGGTAATGAGGGGCTACTGAAGACGTTTAAGACCGCGCTGGTGGAGCGCGTGGAGGCCGAGGCCGCCGCGTTCCGTGCCGGAACCCTCATCACCACGGGGACCTACCTGGCCCAGGTCCCGGTCCTTCGGGCCGGAGCTACGGCGGCGTGGACGCCCGAGGCCAGCCCAATCGTGGCCAGCGCCATCGACGTGGAGACCCTCCCGGTCCGACTGTCGAAGGTGGCCGCGCTGACCGCCGTGTCGAATGAAGCCGTCCTATCCGGAGACGTGGACCTGGTGAAGGTCCACACACGGTCCATGGCGCGGGACACGGCCATGAAGGTGGACGCCGCGTTCTACGGTGACGGCACGGTGCCCAACGCACCGGCGGGGCTGGGATCGCTGACCGGGATCCAGGAGGTGGAGCCCACCACGGTGGACTCCATCGACGCGCTGGTCATGGCGGCCGGTCTGATGGAGGCTGCGTACTACCAGGCCACCACCATCCACATGAACCCGCTGACTCTGACCCGGCTCCGCCAGGTGAAGGAGACGGCGGACTCCGGTAAGTCCCTCATCGACATGGACACCGCGTCCGCTTCCGGTGAGGTGCGACGGCTGGCGGGGATGGAGCTGATCGTCTCCCCGGCCATCGAACCCGGCGTGATCTGGGTGACCGACAAGTCCCAGACCTTCGTGCTCCGGTCCACTGATGTCCGCTTCGACACGGACACCAGCGTGGGTTTCCGTGAGGACGTCACCATGATCCGCTCCACCATGGGCGTCGGGTTCGCCGTGCCGAACGCGGACGCGGTCGTGAAGGTCACCCTCCCGGCCTGA
- a CDS encoding DUF3800 domain-containing protein, with translation MRPGYGTSKHITTFIDESYRDGHYYVGAVVCADENLKALTESFSALRDECRSKYGIEEAWSVEFHAHDMMQGRKDWAPIRRQTSEAVWVYREALRALVASGSLVFIEGVDVDRLNARYSSPHAPYEVALRHLLERINERCKPAAKTTTVLCDMIDRREEFREAIKGYSRVGTPGYRPSKLECIDQPIQFVDSRDHDGVQAADLSVYLYRRDREETESHPKARKATRRLMNVMRPALAYDRKWVPR, from the coding sequence ATGCGCCCCGGTTACGGCACCTCCAAGCACATAACGACGTTCATTGACGAGTCCTACCGCGACGGCCACTACTACGTGGGCGCGGTGGTGTGCGCTGACGAGAACCTAAAGGCGCTCACCGAATCGTTCTCCGCACTCCGCGACGAATGTCGGTCCAAGTACGGCATTGAAGAAGCCTGGTCGGTCGAGTTTCACGCGCACGACATGATGCAGGGCAGGAAGGACTGGGCTCCGATCCGTCGGCAGACCTCCGAGGCTGTGTGGGTGTACCGGGAAGCCCTTCGTGCCCTGGTGGCGTCAGGCTCGTTAGTTTTTATCGAGGGCGTAGACGTTGATCGCCTGAATGCTCGGTACAGTTCCCCTCACGCTCCTTACGAAGTGGCTCTACGGCACCTCCTCGAGCGGATTAACGAGCGCTGCAAACCGGCTGCGAAAACCACTACCGTCCTATGCGACATGATCGACCGCCGCGAAGAATTTCGAGAGGCGATCAAGGGCTATTCTCGGGTAGGTACCCCTGGATACCGACCGAGCAAACTGGAGTGCATCGACCAGCCGATCCAGTTTGTCGATTCTCGAGATCACGACGGGGTGCAGGCGGCCGACCTCTCGGTCTACCTTTATCGGCGGGATCGGGAGGAGACTGAGTCCCACCCGAAGGCACGCAAAGCGACCAGACGCCTCATGAACGTGATGCGGCCTGCCCTGGCGTATGACCGAAAGTGGGTCCCTAGATAG
- a CDS encoding C40 family peptidase yields the protein MIADALAYAGPIKQVLDLLSAEEFVPAEAQNIMRPVSDGLEVAQQLGSPLERLLSESWDSLASLGAAHSIAEVGRTMGALGESAAEIARVTAVAAEIVVRGTVEVIGIVQQFLARAAALGPALITPAGQAALLGLAAEHLARGIQVAERVQTELRAPTAEMRAIAAGIPPAPRMPGTISADSGSAGAINATTVAYTGSGPGAISTGGSAPGASSGGPFDGGSSGDASFGGGAGGDVSGGGDGSAAGAAGAAAGSASASGSVGFGDAGSGVIEGGTEVTLPDGSVATAPNEQAAGAVRNALSQQGVPYVWGGTTPGQGLDCSGLTQWAYRDAGVEIPRLAQEQGVGVQVSPQDLLPGDLLVWDGHVAMYIGNGQIVEAGFAIRYSSSRAFWNTSAAASDS from the coding sequence GTGATCGCGGACGCGTTGGCCTATGCCGGCCCCATCAAACAGGTCCTCGACCTGCTGTCGGCGGAGGAGTTCGTCCCCGCCGAGGCGCAGAACATCATGCGGCCGGTAAGCGACGGGTTGGAGGTCGCCCAGCAGTTGGGCTCTCCGCTGGAGCGCCTACTGTCCGAGTCGTGGGACTCCCTGGCCTCCCTCGGTGCCGCGCACTCGATCGCCGAGGTGGGGCGGACGATGGGGGCGCTCGGCGAGTCGGCCGCCGAGATCGCGCGGGTCACGGCCGTGGCCGCCGAGATCGTGGTCCGCGGGACGGTGGAGGTGATAGGGATCGTCCAGCAGTTCCTCGCCCGCGCCGCCGCCTTGGGGCCGGCCCTGATCACCCCTGCGGGACAGGCCGCCCTGCTCGGGCTGGCCGCCGAGCACCTGGCGCGGGGGATCCAGGTGGCCGAGCGAGTCCAGACCGAGCTCAGGGCTCCTACCGCCGAGATGCGGGCCATCGCCGCCGGCATCCCCCCGGCGCCCCGCATGCCGGGCACGATCAGCGCCGACTCCGGCTCCGCGGGCGCGATCAACGCCACAACAGTGGCCTACACAGGATCCGGGCCCGGCGCGATCTCGACCGGTGGCAGCGCGCCCGGCGCGTCCTCCGGCGGGCCATTCGACGGGGGCTCGTCCGGCGACGCGTCCTTCGGTGGCGGCGCCGGTGGGGACGTGTCTGGCGGAGGCGACGGTTCCGCGGCGGGGGCCGCAGGGGCTGCAGCAGGGTCGGCGTCAGCATCCGGATCGGTGGGATTCGGTGACGCCGGGTCCGGGGTGATCGAAGGCGGCACTGAGGTCACCCTCCCGGACGGTTCCGTCGCCACCGCCCCCAATGAGCAGGCCGCCGGGGCGGTCCGCAATGCGCTCAGTCAGCAGGGCGTGCCGTACGTGTGGGGCGGCACCACCCCGGGCCAGGGACTGGACTGCAGCGGCCTGACCCAGTGGGCGTACCGAGACGCAGGCGTGGAGATCCCGCGCCTGGCCCAGGAGCAGGGCGTCGGCGTCCAAGTGTCACCGCAGGACCTCCTACCGGGTGATCTGCTGGTGTGGGACGGGCATGTCGCGATGTACATCGGCAACGGACAGATCGTCGAGGCCGGGTTCGCTATCCGTTACTCATCTTCACGAGCCTTCTGGAACACTTCGGCCGCCGCCAGCGATAGCTGA
- a CDS encoding type VII secretion target, with protein sequence MTDGAIDVHVDGLRELGTGLTTLADTLGGALEAVDGLPIDAVAPVVGPVGADFMSALMAATARHREVLAGLARVTDAAGELVLETTRLFEESDAAGARAIGTAGTDLTERWV encoded by the coding sequence ATGACGGACGGGGCGATCGACGTCCATGTCGACGGATTGCGCGAATTGGGGACGGGGCTGACCACCCTGGCAGACACGCTGGGAGGTGCTCTCGAGGCGGTGGACGGGCTGCCCATCGACGCGGTGGCGCCGGTCGTCGGGCCCGTGGGCGCCGACTTCATGTCCGCGCTGATGGCCGCGACGGCGCGGCATCGCGAGGTCTTGGCGGGGCTCGCGCGCGTCACCGACGCCGCCGGGGAACTCGTGCTGGAGACGACCCGACTCTTCGAGGAGTCCGACGCCGCCGGTGCCCGGGCGATCGGCACCGCCGGGACCGACCTGACCGAGAGGTGGGTGTGA
- the upp gene encoding uracil phosphoribosyltransferase, translating into MDIIVVDHPLVGDRLRTLRDTATDTAGFRAAMDALGTMLCYEAFRSVPTTEVTVTTPITETTAIAVNGAPLLVPVLRAGLGLLDPATRLLPGAQVGFIGLARDEESHEPVSYLCSLPEDLAGRHVVVLDPMLATGGSLVSTLQTLAARGATGITVVCVLCAPEGVETVRDSGLAATLVTATIDECLDENAFIVPGLGDAGDRLFGPR; encoded by the coding sequence ATGGACATCATCGTCGTGGACCACCCACTCGTCGGGGACCGGCTCCGTACATTGCGGGACACCGCCACCGACACGGCTGGATTCCGCGCCGCGATGGACGCCCTCGGGACAATGCTCTGCTACGAGGCCTTCCGGTCCGTGCCGACCACCGAGGTCACCGTGACCACGCCCATCACGGAGACCACCGCGATCGCCGTCAACGGTGCCCCGCTCCTGGTTCCGGTGCTGCGGGCGGGGCTGGGGTTGCTGGATCCGGCGACCCGTCTGCTGCCGGGGGCGCAGGTCGGGTTCATCGGTCTGGCCCGCGATGAGGAGAGTCACGAGCCGGTGTCATACCTGTGCTCGCTGCCGGAGGATCTGGCCGGTCGGCATGTGGTGGTGTTGGACCCGATGCTCGCCACGGGCGGCTCGCTGGTGTCGACGCTGCAGACGCTCGCGGCGCGCGGGGCGACGGGCATCACCGTGGTGTGTGTCCTGTGCGCCCCGGAGGGGGTCGAGACCGTGCGCGATTCCGGGCTGGCGGCGACCCTGGTCACCGCGACGATCGACGAATGCCTCGACGAGAACGCCTTCATCGTCCCCGGATTGGGTGACGCGGGCGACCGTCTCTTCGGTCCGCGTTAG
- a CDS encoding phospho-sugar mutase codes for MTAPVPLSFGTAGVRAPLGPGPDHMNERTVAAVATAVARYLREREPSGSLVIVGGDARHGSARFVDVAAAVLAAHGLVVVVPGAPIPTPVVAAAVRARNAAAGLMVTASHNPAGDNGIKVYGRGGAQIVPPADTHIERHLRAAAKEGVYAASSPPGSVRVDATLVDDYVAAVVAALPRPGRSPRVALTPVHGVGGDLCRRVLAGIGVRDVRVVAEQARPDPDFPTVSSPNPERPETTARLLELAARINADVAIALDPDADRCAVGFADAGGRWRMLDGDETGAVLADQLLRVPLPGSDAGEDGHTPVVASTIVSSRLPALLVPARGGRHVETLTGFKWLVRAGEPLRYAYEEAIGHCVLPDVVADKDGISAAATWCAMVGSGGPTVGARLDALAVEFGAHLRRNVALPLEPGGDPEAALERAAGLLASVGEVRQLVGTAGFRVDADGSRAVVRPSGTEPLLKTYVEAWTPLAPSVGDRADAARRLTLLGDAVAGAVGR; via the coding sequence GTGACCGCACCCGTGCCCCTGAGTTTCGGCACCGCCGGCGTCCGAGCACCGCTGGGGCCCGGGCCGGACCACATGAACGAGCGGACCGTGGCCGCCGTCGCGACCGCCGTGGCCCGGTACCTGCGTGAACGCGAACCATCCGGATCCCTGGTCATCGTGGGCGGAGACGCCCGGCACGGATCGGCCCGATTCGTCGACGTCGCGGCTGCGGTGTTGGCTGCTCACGGCCTCGTCGTCGTCGTCCCCGGCGCACCTATCCCTACACCTGTCGTGGCCGCGGCGGTGCGCGCCCGCAACGCGGCGGCCGGTCTTATGGTGACCGCCTCGCACAACCCCGCTGGCGACAACGGCATCAAGGTCTACGGCCGCGGCGGCGCCCAGATCGTGCCACCGGCCGACACCCACATCGAGCGGCACCTGCGCGCCGCAGCGAAGGAGGGGGTCTACGCCGCCTCGTCCCCGCCGGGGTCTGTGCGGGTAGACGCCACGCTCGTCGACGACTACGTGGCCGCGGTCGTCGCCGCCCTGCCCCGGCCCGGCCGGTCGCCCCGCGTTGCCCTGACCCCCGTCCACGGGGTGGGGGGCGATCTCTGCCGCCGCGTCCTGGCCGGGATCGGGGTTCGGGACGTCCGCGTGGTGGCCGAGCAGGCGCGCCCCGACCCGGACTTCCCCACCGTCAGCTCCCCGAACCCCGAACGGCCCGAGACGACCGCGCGGCTGTTGGAGTTGGCCGCGCGGATCAATGCCGACGTGGCGATCGCACTCGACCCGGACGCTGATCGCTGCGCCGTGGGCTTTGCGGACGCGGGCGGGCGGTGGCGGATGCTCGACGGCGACGAGACAGGGGCCGTGCTCGCCGACCAGCTGCTGCGAGTGCCATTGCCGGGATCAGATGCGGGCGAGGACGGTCACACTCCGGTGGTGGCGTCGACGATCGTGTCCTCCCGGCTTCCGGCACTGCTGGTCCCGGCGCGCGGGGGGCGGCACGTGGAGACGCTGACCGGCTTCAAATGGCTGGTGCGAGCCGGCGAGCCACTGCGGTACGCCTACGAGGAGGCGATCGGGCACTGCGTGCTTCCGGACGTGGTGGCCGACAAGGACGGGATCTCGGCGGCAGCGACGTGGTGCGCGATGGTCGGGTCGGGCGGCCCGACGGTCGGCGCGCGACTCGACGCGCTGGCCGTAGAGTTCGGGGCACACCTCCGACGCAACGTAGCTCTTCCCCTGGAACCCGGCGGCGACCCGGAGGCTGCGTTGGAGCGTGCAGCCGGGCTACTCGCCTCCGTCGGTGAGGTCCGGCAACTGGTGGGCACCGCAGGTTTCCGAGTGGATGCCGACGGCTCTCGCGCGGTGGTGCGGCCGTCTGGCACGGAGCCACTACTCAAGACATATGTAGAGGCGTGGACCCCGCTCGCGCCGTCCGTCGGAGACCGCGCCGACGCGGCGCGGCGACTGACCCTGCTCGGCGACGCGGTCGCCGGTGCCGTGGGCCGCTAA
- a CDS encoding purine-nucleoside phosphorylase encodes MAPLLSPTDEARAAAERIAELTGRDHHDVALVLGSGWSEVVDGLADPDTAVTIPARDLPGFLAPTAAGHRGTVTSCLVDGVPLLSVAGRTHLYEGVGTAPVVHPAHVAGAVGARVLVLTNAAGGLRGDMAVGDLVLVRDHLNLTGRSPLTGSLFVDMVDAYCPRLRAAAAGAIGAAESIESDDPTADGPTVGNAGVRPAEGVYAAMSGPQYETPAEIHMLRALGADLVGMSTVPETITARGLGLGVVAVSLVTNLAAGVTGQPLDHTEVLDAGAAGSARLTAALRALVPSVART; translated from the coding sequence ATGGCGCCCCTGCTGTCCCCCACCGACGAAGCCCGCGCCGCCGCCGAGCGGATCGCGGAACTCACCGGCCGGGACCACCATGACGTAGCCCTGGTCCTGGGGTCGGGATGGTCCGAGGTCGTGGACGGGCTCGCCGACCCGGACACCGCCGTGACCATCCCGGCCCGCGACCTACCCGGTTTCCTCGCCCCCACCGCCGCCGGCCACCGCGGGACCGTCACCAGTTGCCTGGTCGACGGCGTTCCGTTGCTGTCCGTGGCCGGGCGCACCCACCTCTACGAGGGCGTGGGCACCGCCCCTGTCGTTCACCCCGCCCACGTGGCGGGGGCGGTCGGGGCCCGGGTGCTGGTGCTCACCAACGCCGCCGGCGGACTGCGCGGCGACATGGCCGTCGGCGATCTGGTCCTCGTTCGCGACCATCTCAACCTCACCGGGCGCTCGCCGCTGACCGGGTCGCTGTTCGTGGACATGGTCGACGCCTACTGCCCACGTCTCCGCGCCGCGGCGGCGGGCGCGATCGGAGCAGCCGAATCCATCGAGTCCGATGACCCCACCGCAGATGGCCCCACCGTCGGAAACGCTGGCGTCCGCCCAGCGGAGGGCGTCTACGCTGCCATGTCCGGCCCGCAGTACGAGACCCCGGCCGAGATCCACATGCTGCGCGCCCTCGGAGCCGACCTCGTGGGCATGTCGACGGTGCCCGAGACCATCACCGCCCGGGGGCTCGGCCTCGGCGTGGTCGCGGTGTCGCTCGTGACCAACCTCGCCGCCGGAGTCACCGGTCAGCCGCTGGACCACACCGAGGTGCTGGACGCCGGAGCCGCCGGGTCCGCTCGCCTCACCGCCGCACTGCGCGCGCTCGTCCCGTCCGTCGCCAGAACCTGA
- a CDS encoding gamma-glutamylcyclotransferase family protein translates to MPLYAAYGTNMYPDQMNTRAPHSPFAGTGWLEGWRLTFAGDDPTWEGAVATVVEDPESRVFVVLYDVPDEDVRALDRWEGTDRMPAPKIRVRITRRPTVPDAPPVDAQESEFAVDITPTGTDDTVLAWLYVMDAFEGGLPSARYLGLLADAAECAGAPAQYVRELRTRESRNVGPGA, encoded by the coding sequence GTGCCTCTCTACGCCGCGTACGGGACGAACATGTATCCCGACCAGATGAACACCCGCGCGCCGCACTCACCCTTCGCGGGGACAGGGTGGCTCGAGGGTTGGCGCCTCACCTTCGCCGGGGACGACCCCACGTGGGAGGGTGCCGTCGCCACGGTCGTCGAAGATCCGGAGTCCAGAGTGTTCGTGGTGCTCTACGACGTCCCCGACGAGGACGTCCGCGCCCTGGACCGTTGGGAGGGCACGGATCGGATGCCCGCGCCCAAGATCCGTGTCCGAATCACGCGCCGACCCACCGTTCCCGACGCCCCCCCTGTCGACGCGCAGGAATCCGAATTCGCTGTGGACATCACACCGACCGGGACCGACGACACCGTGCTCGCCTGGCTGTACGTGATGGACGCCTTCGAGGGCGGCCTCCCGTCCGCGCGCTACCTGGGACTGCTCGCCGACGCCGCCGAATGCGCGGGCGCGCCCGCGCAGTACGTGCGCGAGCTGCGCACCCGCGAATCGCGCAACGTCGGCCCCGGCGCCTGA